The Candidatus Cloacimonadota bacterium nucleotide sequence TGACCCACAAAAGCGATGGGAAGCTTGTTAAAATCCCGATAGGGCGAAGCAGGCAGAAATAGGCGTGAAAATTTTTGGTCAATTAACGCGCCGGAAATAAAACCTTCCGGAAGCCTGGGGATTCCTTTTGAACTCATTGGCAGACGGAGAGTTCCATAGTCTGGCCAACGTTTGTCTTTATCAAATAAATCTCCGCGGATCTGGCGTTCAAAAACCGCGTCTATCAGGTTCGCTTCAATCATCAGGGATTCCACTTCCGCGGCGCTGTAGCCCATGCTGTAGAGAGCGCCCATCAAAGAGCCAACACTGGAACCAATCACATAATCCGGATACATTCCCTCCTCTTCAATCACTTTCAGCATGCCAAGCTGCGCAAAACCACGGGCACCGCCACCACTGAAAACGTATGCCAAACCCTTGCCAGAAAGAGGCAGCAAAAGCAGGCTCAAAGCCGCAAGTGCTGCCAGTTTCAACAGTCTTGATTTATTCAGATGGCTCTCCCTGGGAGCTGTCTGCCGGAGCAGCATCACTTCCTTTTCTCACGGGGTTTTTATAAATAAACACCACCTTGCCAAACACAGCATTGGCATCAATTTCCACCGTTCCCAAAGAGGGTTTGTTTGTAATCGGTTTTGCTGGAATGACCACTGGGCCAAACACAGCGGAGGATTCGATCTTAAAGTCAATATCGCTGGGGAGATGAACAATTGTGGAGCCGAAAACTGAATTTACCTCGATGGGATCTGAATTGGGGTCAATGTTGGTCAGATCAACGAGTTGGGAGCCGAACACGGTTGTGTGCTCATGAGATCCGGAGCTATGAACAACTCTGTGGCTATGTTTGACATTGTGGCTGCAACGCCCGCCGAACAGAAGTCTCACACCGAACATGATGATTACAATTGCAACAAAGATTTTAACCAAGGGCAAATCGACAATATTGAGCCCTTTCAGGATGAGTGAAACGCCCCAAAGCACGAGCAGAATCCCCCAAAATACGTTCGTGATGAAGAAGTTCATTTTCATCTCCTTCTCCTATATGTTCTTATATTCCAGCACTGAAAACCTGAAGCAAACGCTCGGTTTTTTCATTTATGTGTTGGTTGACTTCAAAGATTGTGTCGTCATTCACTTTTCCCAACAGGGTGAAGGGTGTGTTGTATTCAGCGCAGAGCTTGCGGATTTCTTCCAGCTTTTCAGGCGGAAAGCTGATAGCGGCACGGCTGTTGGACTCTCCAAAGTATTCAGTTTCGGGTTTATGACTCGTTTCAAAATCCAGCTTTGCGCCGAAAGTCTTGTCTGGGTTGAAACAAGCTTGAGCAAGGCTCACCAAAAGCCCACCCTGTGAAACAGGACGCGCGGAGGCAAGCAAATCTTTTTCCACCAGAGCGTTCAAGAGCTGCAACAGGTTTTTCTCTTTTTCCAAGTCCAAACTTGGAGCAGGTGGGACAGTTTCACCCATGAGTGTGTTCAGATATTGTGACCCACCCAGGCAGGAACAGGCTTCGCCCAAACAGGCAATGAGATCACCGCCGCGCTTGAACCATGGATAGCAAGCTTTGGAAGGATCTTCCAGAATTCCCAGCATGGCAATCACTGGTGTGGGCAAAATCGCGCCCTGGGGGCTTTCGTTGTAGAAAGAGACATTTCCGCCGGTGACTGGAGTTTCAAAAGCTCTGCAGGCATCACCCATGCCACGAATCGCCTGGGCAAAAGTCCAAAACACTTCCGGACGCTTGGGGCTGCCAAAATTGAGGCAGTTTGAGATTGCGATTGGCTTGGCGCCACTGCAAGCGACGTTACGTGCGGCTTCTGCAACCGCTGCTTTCGCTCCTTCGTAAGGATCCAAATAGCAATGGCGCGAATTGCAAGCCGTGGAAATCGAGATGGCTTTATTCAAACCTGGGATGTTAACCAGCGCGGCTGGAACTCCTTCCATTGGAGCAGGGTTGAATTTGGAGAGA carries:
- a CDS encoding cell wall-active antibiotics response protein; amino-acid sequence: MNFFITNVFWGILLVLWGVSLILKGLNIVDLPLVKIFVAIVIIMFGVRLLFGGRCSHNVKHSHRVVHSSGSHEHTTVFGSQLVDLTNIDPNSDPIEVNSVFGSTIVHLPSDIDFKIESSAVFGPVVIPAKPITNKPSLGTVEIDANAVFGKVVFIYKNPVRKGSDAAPADSSQGEPSE